DNA from Actinoplanes sp. SE50/110:
CCGGGCTGGGCGCGGGCCACCAGGTCGAGCATCTCGGGGACGTCGTGCTCGGTGAGCGGCACCGCCTCCGGATCGTCGACGGCGGTCATCGCGGTGCCGACCATCTGCACGCCGGCTGAGCGGCCCTCCTCGACCCAGCCGCGGGGCGGGCTGATCGCCGGGCCGGTGAGCAGTGCGTGGTCGGTGAGGGTGGCCAGGTCACGCCAGGCCTTGGGGTCGGCCGGGTCGCTGACGGCGCAGAACGGCGAGATCTCGGGCAGGTATCGGGCGGCGTCTCCGGCGGCCTCGGCGTAGCCGGCCTGTGGCCCGGAGAGGGCGGCCCACACGGGGTTGTTCAGCACACTGTGACATTGCCCGCTGCGAGCCGCCCGCGCCAGTGGATAAGGGGTACCCCTCCTCGGATGAGTGAGTGTTCAGTAACCGACAGTTGACTGGCGTTACGCCGTCATCGCGATCGCCTCCGCCGCGGCGGTCAGGGCCGGGATCGCGGTCGGCCACAGCGGCTTGGCGAAGTGGTAGCCCTGGCCGTAGTGGCAGCCCATGGCGTCCAGGGCGAGGTGCTGCCCGGGCTCCTCGATGCCCTCGGCGACGACAGCCAGGTCCAGGTTGCCGGCCAGGGTAACGATCGCGTCGACCAGGGCGTGCTGCTGCCGGCTGGTCAGAATGTCGTCGATGAACGACTTGTCCAGCTTCAGCACGTCCACCGGCATCTGCCGCAAGTAGCTGAGCGACGAATACCCCGTACCGAAGTCGTCGATCGCGACCCGGACCCCCATGGCGCGCAACGCGCGCAGATCCTGGACCACCTTGTCGGCGTCGCGCAGCACCAGGCTCTCGGTGATCTCCAGCAGCAGCCACTCGGGCCGCGCGCCGGCCGCGGCGAGCGCCGCGCGAACCTGGTCGACGAAGTCGGCCGAGCGGAACTGGCGCGGCGACACGTTCACGCTGACGTAGCGCAGCGTGGTGTGCGGGTCGTCGGCCTTCCAGCGGGCGATCTGGCACAGCGCCTCGCGCATCACCCAGTTGCCGATGCCGACGATCGCGCCGTTCTCCTCGGCGGCCTCGACGAAGTGGAACGGCCCGAGCAGCCCGCGGGTCGGGTGCTGCCAGCGGACCAGTGCCTCGACGCCGGTGACCCGCTGGTCGGCGAGCTCGACGATCGGCTGGAACTGCAGCATGAACTGCTCGTCCTCGATCGCCTCGTGCAGTTGGGCGCGCATCTCCAGGCGCTGCACCATGGCGTGCGCCAGGTCGCTCTGGTAGCGCTGCCAGCCCGCCTTGCCCATCCCCTTGGCCAGGTAGAGCGCCAGGTCGGCGTGGCGCAGCAGCTCGGTGGCGTTGTCCGCGTCGCCGCTGGTCGCGACGCCGACGCTGACCCGGCCGCTGACCAGGTGCAGGCCACCCTCACCGTCGGGCACCTCGATCGGCGCGTCGAGTGCGGCGACGAGCCGGGCCGCCACGTCCTCGGCGGCGTGCGCGGTGTCGCTCTGCTCAACCAGGATGGCGAACTCGTCGCCGCCCATCCGGGCCGCGGTACTGCCGGCCCCGATGATCGAGGAGATCCGCCGGGCCACCGCGATCAGCAGCTGGTCGCCGATCGCGTGTCCGAGCGTGTCGTTGACCTCCTTGAAGTCGTCCAGGTCGACGAAGAGCACGCCGAGCGTGGCGCCGTCCCGGCTGGCCACCGTGAAGGCCTGTTCCAGCCGGTTGCGGAACAGCACCCGGTTGGCCAGCCCGGTCAGCGAGTCGTGGAACGCCTGGTGGGTCAGGTCGTCCTCGAGGCGGCGCTGCTCGGTGACGTCGCGCAGGGTGACCACCAGGCCGGCGACCGTCGGGTCGTCGCGCAGGTCGCGCAGGTCGCACTCGACGGTCATCCGGCGGCCGCCGGCACCCTGCGCGGTCAGCTCGACGCCGTCCAGATCGCCGTGCCCGCGGCGCAGCCGGCAGAGCACGTCGCGCAGCGCCTCCTGCGCCTCCGGCGCGATCAGGTCGGCCAGCGGGGTGCCGGCCGGGATGACCGTGCCGAACAGCTTGTCGGCCGACGGGCTGGCGTACCGGACGGTGGTGTCCTGGTCGCCGTCGACGATCAGGATGACGTCGACGGTCCGCTGGACCAGGGTGCGGAAGTAGGTCTCGCTCTCCCGGCGGCCGACCTCCGCGGTCAGCGAGATCCGGTCCAGCACGACGGCGATCTGCGCGCCCAGCGTCTGCAGCGCGGGCCGCAGGGTCTGCAGCACGTCCTCGGCCGCGCCGACGATCAGCTGCCCGTGCCACTGCCGGCCGGGCAGCGGCTGGGTGGCGAACAGGACCGTCGGGAAGCCGCCCGCGTCCACCCCGGCGGGCAGGTCGGCGGCGGCCCGCCAGTGCACGGCGACGTCGGCCGGGCCGGGGGCCTGCGGCGGCAGCTCCAGGTGGTAGGGCTGGCCGGGCGGCATCAGCCGGGCCACCGCCTGGTGCAGCGCCGCGACCACGTCGCGTTCGGTGGCGGCCGCGAAGAGCAGGGCGCCGGCCTCGCGCAGCGCCCGCTCCCGGGCCACGGCCTGCCGCTGCGCCATCGCCAGGTCCGCGAGCCGGCCCAGGACCAGCAGGAACATCACCGCCGCGGCACCCGCGATGACCGGCGCGTCGACGATGCCGTCGCGCTGGATCTCGGCCGGGCGGCCCTGCAGATACTCCAGGCAGAGCAGGATCGGGGCGATCAGCGCGGCCGCGGTCATCCAGACCAGGCGGTGCCGCCCGATGATCGAGCGGCACCGCTCGGCCGGTTCGGTGAGCTGCCGCATCGACGGGCGCAGCGCGGTGAAGCCCATCGCCGAGTAGAACAGGACCCAGCCCAGGTCGACCGGCCCGCCCAGGACCCAGTCGTCGCGCAGCTGGGACTGCCCGTAGAAGATGTCCGAGACCAGCAGGCCGAGCATCGCGACGCCGAGGCTGCCCAGGGTGCGGGGACGGGTGCCGGTCTGGGTCAGCATCCGCAGGATCATCGCGAGGACCAGCACGTCGCCGAGCGGGTAGCCGATCGAGACGATCTTCTGCAACACGGTCAGGTCCTGTGCCCGGGTGAACGGGGCGATCCAGTAGACCCAGGCCAGCAGGCCCAGGCCGACGGTCGGAACCAGGGCGTCCAGCAGGGCGCCGCGGTTGTCGCCGCGGCCCGAGCGGGCCCGGATGAACAGCAGGAGCGCGCCGGTCAGCAGCGGGTAGACGAGCAGGTAGAACAGGTCGGCCAGGCCGGGGAAGCCGGGCCTGCCGCCGAGCGCGAGCACCAGGTTGTACCAGCTGTCCCCGGTGGTGAAGCAGGCGAGCGCGGCACTGACGAGATACCAGGGCAGGCGCCGGCCGGGCCGGTTCAGTCGGGTACCCACCAGGATCGCCGCCGCCGACGAGTAGCCGAGTAGCGCCCAGGTGTACAGGTGGGCGGCCGGGAACGCGTAGTAGAGCGCGACCAGCAACAGCGACCAGGCGGCGAAGCATGCGCGAGCCGTCCGCGTCGTCATGCGGGCTCCGTTCGGGGGAGGGGAGAGGTCCGACTTTGCCGCTATCGGGTTCTTCGACGGGGATCTGAGGGGGGCTTGACGGGTCGCACCCGGACGGCAATCAATAGACGGATGTCGTTTCTTAACCTTTCGGCCACCCGCCGTGTCGGAAGTCGTCGATGATCTTGAGGAGGATGCGGGCATGTCCCTTCGGCGCATCGGGGTCGCACTGGCGTCCCTGACACTTCTCGGCACCGGCGTCACCGCCGCGTCGCCGCAGGCCCAGGCGGCCACCACCGTCCCGGCCTTCGACCACATCGTCCTGGTGATGTTCGAGAACAAGGCGTCCTCGCAGATCACCTCGTCATCGGCTGCGTACTTCACCGCCCTGGCCGGCCAGGGCGCGAAGTTCACCCAGTCGTACGCGATCACCCACCCCAGCCAGCCCAACTACATCGCGTTGTTCTCCGGCGCCACCCAGGGCGTCACCAACGACAACTGCCCCAAGACGTTCACCACCGGCAACCTCGGCGCCCAGCTGATCGCGGCCGGCCGGACGTTCAAGGGCTACTCCGAGGCGATGCCGTCGGACGGCTACACCGGCTGCTCCAGCGGCACCTACCGGCGCAAGCACAACAGCTGGGTCGACTTCAGCACCGTGCCGGCCGCCAGCAACGTCCGGTACTCGACCTTCCCGTCCGACTACACCCAACTGCCGACGGTCTCGTTCGTCACCCCGGACATGTGCAACGACATGCACGACTGCTCGATCAGCACCGGCAACACCTGGCTCAGGAACAACCTCGACGGGTACGCCCAGTGGGCCAAGACCCACAACAGCCTGCTCATCGTGACGTTCGACGAGGACAACTCGCTCTCGCTGAACCACATCTACACCGCCTTCGTCGGCGCGAACGTGAAGGTCGGCTCGTACTCCGAGAAGATCACCCACTACACGGTGCTGCGCACCATCGAGTCCGCGTACGGCCTGTCCGCCCTGGGCGGCGCGGCCGGCGTCTCGCCGATCACCGACGTCTGGCAGTAGTCCCATGTATCTGGCCTCGGTGGAACGTCCGGCCGTGCGCCGGACCGACCGCACCCAGCGCCTCGCCGGCACGGTTCTGGCTCTCGGCACGGTCAGCCTGATCACCGACGTGTCCAGCGAGATGGTCTCGGCGATCCTGCCGCTGTACCTGATCGCCGGACTGGGGCTCAGTCCCGCCGTCTACGGGCTGATCGACGGCGTCTACACCGGGGCGACCGCACTGCTGCGCCTGGCCGGCGGCTATGTCGCCGACCGGGCGCGGCGCCGCAAGACGGTCGCCGCGGTCGGCTACGGCCTCTCCGCGGTGATGAAGTTCGGCCTGCTCGCGGCCGGCACCGCAGTCCCCTGGATCAGCGCCGCGATCGTCGCCGACCGGGCCGGCAAGGGCCTGCGCACCGCGCCCCGGGACGCGCTGATCACCCTGGCCACCCCCGCTACCTCGCTGGGGCGCGCGTTCGGCGTCCATCGCGCGATGGACACGGCCGGCGCGTTCGCCGGGCCGCTGGTCGCGCTCGCCGTACTGGCCGCCTCCGGGCAGGCCTACGACTCGGTCTTCGTGGTCAGTGGCTGCATCGCCATGGTCGGCGTGCTCGTCCTGGTGCTCTTCGTCCGTGATCACCGCGGCCCGCGGCCGGCCGCGAACACCGTCAGCCTGCCCGCTGCGGCCGCGCTGCTGCGCCGCAAACCGGTCCGGATGCTGCTGATCGGCGCGGTCCTGCTCGGGCTGAGCACCATCGGCGACGGCTTCGTCTACCTGCTGCTGCAGCGCCGGGAGAGCCTCGCGACCGGATGGTTCCCGCTGCTCGCGGTCGGCACCAGCCTGACCTACCTGCTCCTCGCGGTGCCGTTCGGGCGGCTCGCCGACCGGGTCGGGCGGGCGCCGGTCGTCCTCGGCGGCTACGCCGCCCTCGTCGTCGTCTACACCATGCTCGGCTCCGGGCTCGGCGGCCCGGTCACCATCGTCGCGGTGCTTGTGCTGTACGGCGGTTACTACGCCGCCACGGACGGAGTGC
Protein-coding regions in this window:
- a CDS encoding GNAT family N-acetyltransferase gives rise to the protein MLNNPVWAALSGPQAGYAEAAGDAARYLPEISPFCAVSDPADPKAWRDLATLTDHALLTGPAISPPRGWVEEGRSAGVQMVGTAMTAVDDPEAVPLTEHDVPEMLDLVARAQPGPFRKRTVDLGRYLGIRSADGRLISMAGERIRMPGWTEVSAVCTDPEFRGQGLGARLTLAVAAGILARGELPFLHAVHDNENAIRLYGRLGFEHSADVVFAAFRYTG
- a CDS encoding bifunctional diguanylate cyclase/phosphodiesterase yields the protein MTTRTARACFAAWSLLLVALYYAFPAAHLYTWALLGYSSAAAILVGTRLNRPGRRLPWYLVSAALACFTTGDSWYNLVLALGGRPGFPGLADLFYLLVYPLLTGALLLFIRARSGRGDNRGALLDALVPTVGLGLLAWVYWIAPFTRAQDLTVLQKIVSIGYPLGDVLVLAMILRMLTQTGTRPRTLGSLGVAMLGLLVSDIFYGQSQLRDDWVLGGPVDLGWVLFYSAMGFTALRPSMRQLTEPAERCRSIIGRHRLVWMTAAALIAPILLCLEYLQGRPAEIQRDGIVDAPVIAGAAAVMFLLVLGRLADLAMAQRQAVARERALREAGALLFAAATERDVVAALHQAVARLMPPGQPYHLELPPQAPGPADVAVHWRAAADLPAGVDAGGFPTVLFATQPLPGRQWHGQLIVGAAEDVLQTLRPALQTLGAQIAVVLDRISLTAEVGRRESETYFRTLVQRTVDVILIVDGDQDTTVRYASPSADKLFGTVIPAGTPLADLIAPEAQEALRDVLCRLRRGHGDLDGVELTAQGAGGRRMTVECDLRDLRDDPTVAGLVVTLRDVTEQRRLEDDLTHQAFHDSLTGLANRVLFRNRLEQAFTVASRDGATLGVLFVDLDDFKEVNDTLGHAIGDQLLIAVARRISSIIGAGSTAARMGGDEFAILVEQSDTAHAAEDVAARLVAALDAPIEVPDGEGGLHLVSGRVSVGVATSGDADNATELLRHADLALYLAKGMGKAGWQRYQSDLAHAMVQRLEMRAQLHEAIEDEQFMLQFQPIVELADQRVTGVEALVRWQHPTRGLLGPFHFVEAAEENGAIVGIGNWVMREALCQIARWKADDPHTTLRYVSVNVSPRQFRSADFVDQVRAALAAAGARPEWLLLEITESLVLRDADKVVQDLRALRAMGVRVAIDDFGTGYSSLSYLRQMPVDVLKLDKSFIDDILTSRQQHALVDAIVTLAGNLDLAVVAEGIEEPGQHLALDAMGCHYGQGYHFAKPLWPTAIPALTAAAEAIAMTA
- a CDS encoding alkaline phosphatase family protein — translated: MSLRRIGVALASLTLLGTGVTAASPQAQAATTVPAFDHIVLVMFENKASSQITSSSAAYFTALAGQGAKFTQSYAITHPSQPNYIALFSGATQGVTNDNCPKTFTTGNLGAQLIAAGRTFKGYSEAMPSDGYTGCSSGTYRRKHNSWVDFSTVPAASNVRYSTFPSDYTQLPTVSFVTPDMCNDMHDCSISTGNTWLRNNLDGYAQWAKTHNSLLIVTFDEDNSLSLNHIYTAFVGANVKVGSYSEKITHYTVLRTIESAYGLSALGGAAGVSPITDVWQ
- a CDS encoding MFS transporter, whose protein sequence is MYLASVERPAVRRTDRTQRLAGTVLALGTVSLITDVSSEMVSAILPLYLIAGLGLSPAVYGLIDGVYTGATALLRLAGGYVADRARRRKTVAAVGYGLSAVMKFGLLAAGTAVPWISAAIVADRAGKGLRTAPRDALITLATPATSLGRAFGVHRAMDTAGAFAGPLVALAVLAASGQAYDSVFVVSGCIAMVGVLVLVLFVRDHRGPRPAANTVSLPAAAALLRRKPVRMLLIGAVLLGLSTIGDGFVYLLLQRRESLATGWFPLLAVGTSLTYLLLAVPFGRLADRVGRAPVVLGGYAALVVVYTMLGSGLGGPVTIVAVLVLYGGYYAATDGVLMALAGPLLPAELRTTGLALVQTGQALAYLVSSVLFGLAWQWWDATGAIRAFTVLAVLTLSVSAGLLLRSNRER